One segment of Ricinus communis isolate WT05 ecotype wild-type chromosome 8, ASM1957865v1, whole genome shotgun sequence DNA contains the following:
- the LOC8265937 gene encoding chemocyanin: MALVTKMTVLALGVVLISVVSGGKWVEAADDNRVTHHVVGGDRGWDSSTDVGSWSAARTFRVGDRIWFTYSMVQGRIAELRTKEEYESCDVSNPIRMYTDGLDAISLEQEGIRYFVSSDSNSCKNGLKLHVEVLPHQTTDSPKVITSEGSVSAIAAGPTPSGSAQLGASCVFLMAGLWLSYFI; encoded by the exons ATGGCTCTAGTCACGAAGATGACAGTGCTGGCTCTGGGTGTCGTGTTAATCAGTGTTGTAAGTGGTGGCAAATGGGTTGAAGCCGCCGATGATAATAGGGTTACACACCATGTGGTTGGAGGAGATCGTGGCTGGGATTCCTCCACTGATGTGGGTTCGTGGTCTGCCGCTAGAACTTTCAGGGTCGGAGACAGAATCT GGTTCACATATTCCATGGTACAGGGAAGGATAGCTGAGCTCAGGACCAAAGAGGAATACGAGTCTTGTGATGTCAGCAATCCAATCAGAATGTATACAGACGGCTTAGATGCCATCTCGCTCGAACAGGAAGGGATCCGCTATTTTGTGAGTAGCGACTCCAACAGCTGCAAGAACGGCTTGAAGCTACACGTGGAGGTGTTGCCTCACCAGACAACTGATTCACCAAAAGTCATCACATCAGAGGGCTCTGTTTCTGCTATTGCTGCTGGGCCCACACCTTCTGGTTCAGCCCAACTTGGTGCGAGCTGTGTTTTTCTGATGGCTGGATTATGGTTATCCTATTTCATATGA